Proteins co-encoded in one Daphnia carinata strain CSIRO-1 chromosome 3, CSIRO_AGI_Dcar_HiC_V3, whole genome shotgun sequence genomic window:
- the LOC130698659 gene encoding E3 ubiquitin-protein ligase CCNB1IP1-like: MTLDDEKVSVQRFVLRCNVSACYQELSNKTDQPWITVCGHIFCVSCGLAELGKLPAICPICCHQLTSPFDIIQSELNPPSHFVEMVLMGLNPNDCLEAARRGISFWQSQSILQLNSSENNVENTRSQIMEMQSHYEDKVAMMNREIFTLREECQRLKEENSKSQHHKAPVVADHPTLNIHEQQKAVAVTTVSTIGTGTVKKQSYPRPSIPLQHVRPTSSRNDSLPQRQFLGKF; encoded by the exons ATGACCCTAGATGATGAAAAGGTTTCTGTCCAGCGTTTCGTGTTAAGGTGCAATGTTTCGGCGTGTTACCAGGAACTTTCCAACAAGACAGATCAACCTTGGATAACTGTTTGTGGGCACATTTTCTGTGTGTCCTGTGGTTTGGCTGAACTAGGAAAACTTCCAGCCATTTGTCCTATTTGTTGTCATCAATTGACAAGCCCATTTGATATCATTCAGTCTGAACTGAATCCTCCGAGTCACTTTGTTGAG ATGGTTTTGATGGGACTCAATCCTAATGATTGCCTTGAAGCAGCAAGAAGAGGAATATCATTTTGGCAAAGCCAATCTATCTTGCAACTGAACAGCTCGGAAAATAACGTTGAAAATACTCGTTCGCAGATCATGGAAATGCAGAGTCACTACGAGGACAAAGTTGCAATGATGAATCGCGAGATTTTCACCCTGAGAGAGGAATGCCAAC gtttaaaagaggaaaattcTAAATCGCAGCATCACAAAGCACCAGTTGTAGCAGATCATCCTACTTTGAATATCCATGAGCAACAG AAGGCGGTAGCCGTCACCACAGTCAGCACGATCGGTACGGGAACTGTTAAAAAACAATCGTACCCGCGGCCGTCAATCCCACTGCAGCATGTACGACCAACATCTTCACGCAATGACAGCCTACCGCAAAGACAGTTCCTTGGCAAATTCTAG
- the LOC130698675 gene encoding carbonic anhydrase 1-like, producing MVWTVGDWCICVPESIELLSQSVQKFCGCGPHSYTAKHFLHAPGHRQSPIDIHTDEVRLDPRLNIKRLTWNYPKETIELLNTGYCWKAHVPTAGATLSGGPLSHEYELAQYHCHWGENDHVGSEHLVNGQSYGAEIHFVNWNTKYGSFNEALKYGDGLAVLAVFLKVGKENPELNKLCELTCDIKHKEECVPFKNTLDPNKLLPEKGAYYTYLGSLTTPPCNECVIWIVFVDPIEVSHEQLESFREMMSMKKGGCTQPSGEHRILNNYRPPLSVEQRVVSLGYL from the exons ATGGTCTGGACGGTCGGTGACTG GTGCATCTGTGTTCCGGAATCTATTGAGCTTTTATCTCAGTCGGTTCAGAAGTTTTGTGGATGTG GTCCACACTCGTATACGGCCAAACACTTTCTTCACGCTCCCGGCCATCGTCAATCACCG ATTGATATTCATACCGACGAAGTTCGTTTGGATCCGCGTTTGAACATTAAGCGACTTACGTGGAATTATCCGAAGGAAACGATTGAATTACTCAATACCGGATATTGTTGGAAGGCTCACGTGCCCACTGCAGGGGCCACTTTGTCTGGAGGTCCATTGTCGCACGAATATGAACTCGCTCAGTACCATTGTCATTGGGGAGAGAATGATCACGTTGGATCGGAACATCTTGTTAATGGCCAATCGTATGGAGCTGAAATTCATTTCGTCAATTGGAATACCAAATACGGAAGCTTCAACGAGGCCCTCAAATACGGAGACGGGCTGGCAGTTTTGGCTGTTTTTCTTAAA gtaggaaaagaaaacccgGAGCTGAACAAACTTTGTGAACTTACATGTGATATCAAGCACAAGGAAGAATGTGTGCCTTTCAAAAACACTTTGGATCCAAATAAGCTTCTTCCAG AGAAAGGTGCGTATTACACATATCTGGGATCACTGACTACTCCGCCTTGCAACGAGTGTGTCATTTGGATTGTATTCGTTGATCCCATCGAAGTGTCGCACGAGCAG TTGGAATCTTTCCGCGAGATGATGTCCATGAAAAAAGGTGGCTGTACTCAGCCCAGCGGTGAACACAGAATCCTAAACAACTACCGTCCACCCTTGTCGGTTGAGCAGCGAGTAGTCAGTCTTGGATACCTTTAA
- the LOC130698627 gene encoding activating signal cointegrator 1 complex subunit 2-like, which translates to MNSLEKRTILITEGGKTSGIPALSQKWVESRKFLLFLPPTVISNGIDLKEWCEITQFIKNDLHWLLKLPHHKFWSQTIYDKSLHSSLVSFLQEAPRFYSEEKNILKASPPAWNLFKETQKLVFLTFIRMATHKESKDSYISPEVFGQLIYDNFIFDVPKMMDLSILFGPTNSVLLSKMFKNIFANQPQYKFDLEETAKGLTKVFQLVLGELGLDSSQAAGSVNCGSLSAEEIDELVTYMLDISATLWYFVDIYTEATSILIKANIQNQLADFYEKGIPYLCRQVEIMPQNVKQKMTRNLNSARKFLLQIYNALLHYGSIRLLLSQSNEDGSWDREEPVELWLDWLTCLVSERQRHFLIDYNLIFQVQDDIDLIAQLGIQMDSTRVEYVKAGLKEFRVEFGLSLTPASLRASDGGVDPVKMNGLILQVKELLPDLQENFIQVCLKHYDFNPEAVINAVLEDNLPPHLNESHSIPDTQPIPEVFVGFEEPTDISKKTRTKTVHFNEMREVLNDKQDMKSLILDRVDEQLAAEYEDEYDDTYDGHAVGSEEPDAHNGEEEFRRSFVVPRVLRPKMEEESDDEEDFHQPEEKPKDHFVTNPEELRALAEQRRLSRRGNYRPGPTPSQRNVVGGPRGQGQEKETIVARRHKTENKTRGANHNRRSMADRKRREF; encoded by the exons ATGAATTCCCTTGAAAAACGAACAATTCTAATTACTGAGGGTGGAAAAACTAGTGGTATACCGGCGttg AGTCAAAAATGGGTTGAAAGCCggaaatttcttcttttcctacCCCCGACAGTTATTTCCAATGGTATCGATCTAAAGGAATGGTGTGAAATCACCCAGTTTATAAAAAATGATCTGCACTGGCTGCTGAAACTTCCACATCATAA ATTCTGGTCACAAACAATATATGACAAATCCTTACACTCCAGCCTAGTTTCCTTCCTTCAAGAGGCACCCCGGTTTTAttcagaggaaaaaaacatcttGAAAGCTTCCCCCCCTGCATGGAATTTATTCAAGGAAACGCAAAAACTGGTGTTTCTTACCTTTATACGCATGGCAACTCATAAAGAATCAAAG gATTCCTACATAAGCCCAGAAGTTTTTGGACAGCTGATCTATGACAATTTCATCTTTGATGTTCCAAAGATGATGGATTTGTCTATTCTGTTTGGCCCAACTAATTCGGTTCTACTGAGTAAAAtgttcaaaaacatttttgccaATCAGCCACAATACAAGTTTGACCTGGAAGAAACTGCCAAAGGGTTAACCAAG gtttttcaacttgttttaGGTGAACTTGGGCTAGATAGTAGCCAGGCAGCTGGAAGTGTTAATTGTGGATCGTTGTCTGCCGAAGAAATTGATGAGCTCGTCACATACATGCTGGATATTAGTGCGACTTTATGGTATTTCGTGGATATTTATACAGAAGCAACTTCGATTCTTATCAAAGCGAACATTCAAAACCA ACTGGCCGATTTTTATGAAAAGGGCATCCCATATTTGTGTCGCCAGGTTGAAATTATGCCTCAaaatgtgaaacaaaaaatgactCGGAACCTGAACTCAGCTCGCAAATTCCTTCTTCAAATCTACAACGCCTTGTTGCATTACGGTTCTATCAGACTTCTTCTATCGCAAAG CAATGAGGACGGTTCTTGGGACAGAGAAGAACCCGTGGAACTGTGGCTAGATTGGTTAACTTGTTTAGTTTCAGAGCGCCAACGTCATTTTCTTATTGACTATAACCTGATTTTTCAAGTCCAAGATGATATTGATCTAATCGCCCAATTAGGGATTCAAAT GGATAGTACGCGAGTTGAATACGTAAAAGCAGGGTTAAAAGAATTTCGAGTGGAGTTTGGCTTATCTTTAACACCAGCAAGTCTAAGAGCTTCTGACGGTGGGGTGGATCCCGTGAAGATGAACGGGCTTATTCTTCAAGTAAAAGAACTTTTGCCGGACCTCCAGGAGAATTTCATTCAG GTTTGTTTGAAACATTACGATTTCAACCCCGAAGCTGTCATCAACGCAGTGTTAGAAGACAATCTACCGCCTCACTTGAACGAGAGCCATAGCATTCCAGATACGCAACCAATCCCAGAAGTCTTCGTCGGTTTTGAAGAACCGACAGATatatcaaagaaaacaagaacaaa GACCGTTCATTTCAACGAAATGCGTGAAGTCTTGAACGACAAGCAGGATATGAAAAGCCTGATTCTGGATCGCGTCGATGAACAACTTGCAGCGGAA tatGAAGACGAATATGACGACACCTATGATGGCCATGCTGTTGGTTCCGAAGAGCCAGATGCACACAATGGAGAGGAAGAGTTCCGAAGATCGTTTGTGGTCCCTCGTGTCTTGCGAccgaaaatggaagaagaatcAGATGATGAAGAGGATTTCCATCAGCCTGAAGAAAAGCCTAAGGATCACTTTGTAACGAATCCAGAAGAACTCCGAGCGCTAGCGGAACAGAGACGGTTGAGTAGGCGAGGCAATTATAGACCTGGTCCGACACCATCGCAACGAAATGTCGTTG GCGGCCCACGTGGCCAAGGCCAGGAAAAGGAAACTATCGTTGCACGCCGTCacaaaacggaaaacaaaacacgggGCGCCAATCATAACAGAAGATCCATGGCGGATAGAAAAAGACGCGAGTTTTAA
- the LOC130698628 gene encoding uncharacterized protein LOC130698628 — MTDIDLEVILDKSDGEVECFLDVDNEVFFGPVTEREIEVMKPLPRKTLHPCEIAQISKRGMTFHEWEDFKDQVQRNEMNDKAIQEVYGLDPDTTEESFTSCYTSNGDVAKQVSCDIIDVNNLSAKSLHEPSIVPSLENLSYSSINQKEDACVLDSSPDQSHVESVHESIIDGSQLEVSDVGELNDTWEIQERMLALAERLERGEDIPELGICRHSSGVVEYTARDNKSYKESKLEASPPDNQLHTASEYEGGKENIKAQDLEECKNRKSDLEPCVAENSTAVTQHLAIKLAIERKTKSVEALAEEMDCLFLAQSVLETPTKKDAQTAEMCHMPSPSRTKLETPMKTPSHYGIKCQSTPLQHGSAKKAATTKNMVPKNALVASSPVGMYIRSLPEPILIENVRSAQKKKQIQSIPMIKPVPVAVKNKDGRWSVAKTPRSSSVSSKENCVQESDFVPVLPCVLHEAAATLINEQPMPSPRKMPGTRGKIGKLMERGPIPTVMKHNGRIQISRNTATSTKIIHSPMSARCVEPSNSLMEVSVLEAVEGNKLYTPNRTTASGRK, encoded by the exons ATGACTGACATAGATTTGGAAGTCATACTCGATAAATCTGACGGTGAAGTTGAATGCTTTTTGGATGTAGATAATGAAGTGTTTTTTGGCCCTGTTACTGAAAGGGAGATAGAAGTTATGAAGCCTTTACCACGAAAGACTCTTCATCCATG tGAAATTGCACAAATATCAAAGAGAGGCATGACTTTCCACGAATGGGAAGATTTCAAAGATCAAgttcaaagaaatgaaatgaatgatAAAGCTATTCAAGAAGTTTACGGTCTTGATCCTGATACTACAGAAGAGTCGTTTACAAGTTGCTACACATCAAATGGAGATGTGGCAAAACAAGTTTCATGTGACATAATAGATGTCAATAATCTATCTGCTAAATCCTTACACGAACCAAGCATAGTACCCAGTTTGGAGAATTTGTCATATTCAAGCATAAACCAAAAGGAGGATGCATGTGTACTAGATTCAAGCCCAGACCAATCTCATGTGGAATCTGTGCATGAATCAATCATAGATGGAAGTCAGCTGGAGGTTTCTGATGTTGGTGAGCTAAATGACACCTGGGAAATCCAAGAAAGGATGCTTGCATTAGCTGAAAGGctggaaagaggagaagatatTCCTGAATTag GTATTTGTCGTCACTCTTCAGGAGTAGTGGAGTACACAGCAag AGACAACAAGTCTTACAAGGAAAGCAAATTGGAAGCGTCTCCGCCGGACAACCAGCTGCATACGGCCAG TGAATACGAAGGCGGAAAGGAAAACATTAAAGCTCAGGATTTAGAGGAATGTAAAAACAGGAAGAGCGATCTTGAACCGTGTGTTGCAGAAAACAGTACTGCCGTAACTCAACATCTAGCCATCAAATTAGCCATTGaacgaaaaacgaaatctGTAGAAGCCCTGGCCGAAGAAATGGATTGTCTATTTTTGGCCCAAAGTGTTCTAGAGACACCCACTAAGAAGGACGCGCAAACAGCTGAAATGTGCCATATGCCTTCTCCCTCTCGGACTAAACTGGAAACCCCTATGAAGACACCATCGCATTATGGCATAAAATGTCAATCAACTCCTTTGCAACACGGAAGTGCTAAGAAAGCTGCCACGACAAAAAATATGGTGCCGAAGAATGCCTTAGTTGCTTCAAGTCCCGTTGGAATGTATATCCGCAGTTTGCCAGAGCCCATCTTGATTGAAAATGTCCGTTCGgctcagaaaaaaaagcaaatacaGAGCATACCTATGATTAAGCCAGTTCCAGTCGCCGTTAAGAATAAAGATGGGCGTTGGAGTGTAGCTAAGACGCCACGAAGCAGCAGTGTTTCATCGAAGGAGAATTGTGTTCAAGAAAGCGATTTCGTACCAGTCCTTCCATGTGTTCTACACGAAGCTGCTGCTACCCTG ATTAACGAGCAGCCTATGCCTTCTCCCCGTAAGATGCCTGGAACGAGAGGCAAAATAGGAAAACTAATGGAAAGAGGACCTATACCAACAGTTATGAAACATAATGGTCGAATTCAAATCTCCCGAAACACTGCCACGTCAACTAAAATAATCCATTCACCAATGTCAGCAAGATGCG TTGAACCGTCGAATTCTCTTATGGAAGTTTCCGTCCTCGAGGCTGTTGAAGGGAACAAGCTGTACACGCCGAATAGAACCACTGCATCTGGCCGCAAATAG
- the LOC130698630 gene encoding PTB domain-containing engulfment adapter protein 1-like: MMRTSNLLRWTNNTKNGSNNKSNNKNWIHTPESLMHGHIAYLVKFLGNTDVEQPKGIEVVKEGIRKLRFSQQLRKAEGQRTPKVELTVSVDGVAIQEPKGKRILHQYPLHRISYCADDKAEKKFFSFIAKEEDSEKHTCYVFVSDKLAEEITLTIGQAFDLAYRRFLESSGREVEGRRQVSQLQEKLDNLERQNQVLRRRLLELSNLVDNNKMAGFLESEGVTNVLDVALDSDNVSSLNGSTTTTNRSTNGGNQDETLISFHTNDRPNTVPQTNNQYPNLPPVPPRSFEAKGVKSDIAMGDFVDSDDDFDPRGSDTTIMNNNARNATINMPLGFLSTLQPKIEKKNGKSPHEKDIFGAEPFGDNSTDPFGMADFGRVVSQTDQEMNFNSGVLNRRMTEMQEGFTRGISFEGDDFNLESLDPLRL; the protein is encoded by the exons ATGATGAGAACTTCAAACCTTCTGCGCTGGACAAACAACACCAAGAATGGCAGCAATaacaaaagcaacaacaaaaattggaTTCACACACCCGAATCTCTCATGCACGGCCACATTGCTTATCTAGTCAAG TTTTTGGGAAACACGGATGTCGAACAACCTAAAGGGATTGAAGTAGTGAAGGAAGGCATCCGAAAACTGCGTTTCTCTCAGCAGCTTCGCAAAGCCGAGGGCCAGCGAACTCCTAAAGTAGAATTGACGGTCTCAGTTGATGGCGTCGCGATTCAAGAACCTAAAGGAAAG CGAATTCTCCACCAGTATCCCCTTCATCGTATTTCCTATTGTGCAGACGATAAAGCtgaaaagaagtttttcagttttattgcTAAAGAAGAGGATTCGGAAAAACATACCTGCTATGTTTTTGTTAGTGACAAACTG GCCGAGGAAATAACATTGACTATTGGGCAAGCCTTTGACTTGGCCTACCGACGGTTTTTAGAAAGCAGTGGGCGGGAAGTCGAAGGCCGTCGACAAGTAAGCCAACTGCAGGAAAAACTTGACAACTTGGAACGTCAAAATCAAGTCCTACGTCGTCGCCTTCTCGAACTTAGCAATTTGGTCGACAATAATAAAATGGCTGGATTCTTAGAATCTGAAGGG GTGACTAACGTATTGGACGTGGCTCTGGATTCGGATAATGTTTCCTCATTGAATGGTTCCACAACTACCACCAACCGATCGACTAACGGTGGGAACCAGGATGAGACACTGATCAGCTTTCACACTAATGACAGACCCAATACGGTACCGCAAACAAACAATCAGTATCCGAATTTGCCCCCGGTGCCACCTCGATCATTTGAAGCCAAAGGAGTGAAATC CGACATCGCCATGGGAGATTTTGTTGACAGTGATGATGACTTTGATCCTCGTGGTAGCGATACTACAATTATGAATAACAACGCACGCAACGCCACCATAAATATGCCTTTAG GATTTCTTTCAACGCTACAACCgaaaatcgaaaagaaaaacggaaaaagcCCGCATGAGAAGGATATTTTCGGCGCAGAACCGTTTGGAGACAATAGCACCGACCCTTTTGGTATGGCAGATTTCGGACGAGTCGTTTCGCAGACGGACCAAGAAATGAACTTCAATTCGGGTGTCTTAAATCGCCGCATGACTGAAATGCAAGAAGGTTTCACACGAGGAATTTCATTTGAAGGCGACGATTTTAATCTAGAAAGCCTAGATCCTCTACGTCTTTGA
- the LOC130698631 gene encoding PITH domain-containing protein GA19395-like has translation MEHNHLHGHHCECGQETKTENLAELYNLYSKIDMENLECLNEAVENSAKSVFRPWDQRLDSTKFVESDADEELLFNIPFTGNVKLKGLILIGGEGGTHPSVVRLFKNRPHMTFDDATSQPEQELNLVEDLEGTVEYATKIVKFSSVYHLTLHFPKNYGSDTSKIQFIGLKGDWSEGHRHGVTLCTYEATPSMADHKDKVLETTNLNI, from the exons ATGGAACACAATCATTTACATGGTCACCATTGTGAGTGTGGCCAAGAAACCAAAACTGAAAACTTGGCTGAACTATATAACTTGTATTCCAAGATCGACATGGAAAATCTGGAGTGTTTAAATGAAGCTGTAGAAAATTCTGCGAAAAGTGTTTTTCGGCCTTGGGACCAACGTCTCGATAGCACGAAG TTTGTTGAAAGTGATGCAGATGAAGAGCTACTATTCAACATTCC ATTTACAGGTAATGTGAAGTTGAAAGGATTGATCCTTATAGGGGGAGAAGGAGGAACACACCCATCAGTGGTGCGCTT ATTCAAGAATCGACCTCATATGACTTTTGATGATGCAACAAGCCAACCAGAGCAAGAGTTAAATCTTGTTGAAGACTTAGAAGGAACTGTAGAATATGCCACCAA GATAgtgaaattttcttctgtctACCATTTGACACTgcattttccaaaaaactaTGGTTCTGACACatcaaaaattcaattcattGGTCTCAAAGGAGATTGGTCAGAAGGTCATAGACATGGTGTTACTCTATGCACCTATGAAGCCACCCCATCAATGGCGGACCACAAAGACAAAGTGTTAGAAACTACCAATTTGAATATATGA
- the LOC130698687 gene encoding uncharacterized protein LOC130698687, protein MAAIVRTKVELFYDVVSPYSWFGFEALCRYRTHWKMDLVLRPFFLGGVMKESGNRPPMMVPSKLLYMQKDLLRNAAYFGVPLKLIEDPFHVMIEKGTVKAQRFLTAIGDKHPEHLEGVSRELWKRIWSRGEDIVEDENLHLAAKAANMKDVHIQECLKLLNDSSVKLALKKSTEAAIEYGAFGAPTIIVHSKGHPEIFFGSDRFPIIAQIMNEEWKGPSPEPKKMTSSPRIKVELYYDVVSPYTWFGFEVLCRYRHHWNMDLVLRPFFLGGVMKASGNKPPMTVASKGMYMQKDIQRSAEYFKVDLKLIEDPYNVLVQKGSLRAMRFLTAINLHCPQYLESVSRELWRRIWSKGEDIVADDSLIMAAKEAKMEENDIKECLSKMDDSGTKDALKMATEQAVDYGAFGAPTIVVHAKEGPEMFFGSDRFPLVAQMMNEDWKGPVPDQKSKL, encoded by the exons ATGGCAGCTATAGTACGCACAAAAGTTGAGTTGTTCTATGATGTTGTGTCCCCATACAGTTGGTTTGGATTTGAG GCTCTTTGTCGGTATCGGACGCATTGGAAAATGGATTTAGTTCTTCGACCATTTTTTCTTGGGGGTGTAATGAAGGAATCTGGAAACAGACCCCCAATGATGGTTCCGTCAAAACTCTTGTACATGCAAAAAGATCTTCTGAGAAATGCAGCTTATTTTGGAGTCCCTTTAAAACTAATTGAG GATCCTTTTCATGTCATGATTGAGAAGGGAACTGTAAAAGCCCAAAGATTTTTAACAGCCATTGGTGATAAGCATCCTGAGCATCTTGAAGGTGTTTCACGTGAACTATGGAAAAGGATATGGTCTAGG GGAGAGGACATTGTTGAAGATGAAAATTTACATCTTGCAGCCAAGGCTGCAAACATGAAAGATGTTCATATACAAGAATGTTTGAAACTATTGAATGATTCTAGTGTCAAGTTGGCCCTTAAGAAATCCACAGAGGCTGCAATTGAATATGGG GCTTTTGGGGCTCCTACCATTATTGTTCATTCGAAAGGCCAtccagaaatattttttggatCGGACCGCTTTCCTATAATTGCTCAAATTATGAATGAAGAATGGAAAGGGCCGTCTCCAGAACCGAAAA aaatgaCATCCTCTCCGAGAATCAAAGTTGAATTGTACTACGACGTTGTGTCTCCATATACTTGGTTTGGTTTTGAG gtTCTGTGTCGTTATAGGCACCATTGGAATATGGATCTTGTTCTAAGACCATTTTTCCTTGGAGGGGTTATGAAGGCATCTGGAAATAAGCCCCCAATGACTGTAGCATCAAAAGGTATGTACATGCAGAAGGATATTCAAAGAAGTGCGGAATACTTTAAGGTTGATCTAAAACTTATAGAG GATCCATACAATGTGCTTGTTCAAAAAGGATCGCTGAGAGCCATGAGGTTTCTAACTGCTATAAATCTTCATTGCCCTCAGTATCTAGAAAGTGTTTCTCGTGAGCTGTGGCGTAGAATTTGGTCTAAA GGAGAAGATATTGTGGCAGATGACAGCCTCATAATGGCGGCTAAAGAagcaaaaatggaagaaaatgacATTAAGGAATGTTTAAGTAAAATGGACGATTCAGGAACAAAAGATGCCTTAAAAATGGCTACCGAACAGGCAGTTGACTACGGG GCTTTTGGTGCACCAACCATAGTAGTTCATGCAAAAGAAGGCCCAGAAATGTTTTTCGGATCAGATCGCTTCCCACTGGTAGCCCAAATGATGAATGAAGACTGGAAGGGACCAGTTCCAGATCAAAAGAGTAAACTATGA
- the LOC130698632 gene encoding phosphopentomutase-like, translating to MDINTGNPDLDSKVRDWLNWDKNEKNVAEIEGLLKQNDTATLLKIFGKRLEFGTAGLRGVMAAGPSRMNDLTVIQATQGMAKYLLECFDDVKTQGVAIGYDGRHNSSRFARLATRAFISMGIPVHLFSALVPTPYIPFSVCQLKTKAGIMITASHNPKEDNGYKVYWDNGAQLISPHDGNILKRSLDNLAPWGEAWDDSVREHPLVSDPLANITQLYFDILAKECVRSELNQKTALKFTYTPVHGVGAPYVKMAFDTCKFQPYIPVEEQIEPDPEFSTVKFPNPEEGKSTLNLALATASLNNSTVILANDPDADRLACAELQPNGEWKVFTGNELGAILGWWMWTRAVQKGQDPKTAAMIASTVSSKILQTMAEQEGFLFEETLTGFKWMANRGLQLQKEGYKILFAFEEAIGFMCGIHVPDKDGVSAAAHLAELAVYLENKGTTLSGQLEEIYIKYGQHVTLNSYYLCYDPIIISRIFERLRNFEMEPKTYPKSLMNGKYVIKGVRDLTNGFDSRQPDGKALLPTSSSSQMITFYFENGLDATIRTSGTEPKIKYYTELRAPPTQTDRQQVQATLEEMVQALVEEFLQPTLNHLTPRPE from the exons ATGGACATCAATACAGGTAATCCAGATTTGGATAGCAAAGTCAGGGATTGGTTGAATTGGGATAAG AATGAGAAAAATGTAGCTGAAATTGAAGGTTTGTTGAAACAAAATGACACAGCAAcacttttgaaaatttttggGAAACGTTTGGAGTTTGGAACAG CTGGTCTTAGAGGAGTTATGGCAGCTGGACCTAGCAGAATGAATGATTTGACAGTAATCCAAGCAACACAAGGAATGGCAAAATATCTTCTAGAATGCTTTGACGATGTAAAAACCCAAGGCGTGGCGATAGGCTATGATGGAAGGCACAATAGTAGCAG ATTTGCTCGATTGGCTACACGAGCATTTATTTCAATGGGCATTCCTGTCCATCTCTTTTCTGCGCTAGTCCCTACTCCGTATATTCCATTCAGTGTATGCCAGCTAAAAACTAAAGCCGGCATCATGATAACTGCATCCCACAATCCCAAAGAAGACAATGGATACAAAGTCTATTGGGACAATGGAGCACag CTTATTTCTCCTCATGACGGAAACATTCTTAAACGTAGTTTAGACAATTTGGCTCCATGGGGTGAAGCCTGGGACGACTCGGTTAGGGAACATCCTTTGGTTTCTGACCCACTAGCAAACATAACCCAACTCTATTTCGACATCCTTGCCAAGGAATGCGTACGAAGCGAACTCAACCAAAAAACCGCCCTCAAG TTTACCTATACACCTGTTCATGGTGTCGGAGCTCCTTATGTGAAAATGGCTTTCGATACTTGCAAATTCCAG CCATACATCCCAGTTGAAGAGCAGATTGAGCCAGACCCTGAATTTTCTACTGTGAAATTCCCTAACCCTGAAGAGGGCAAATCTACTTTAAATCTAGCACTGGCAACTGCGTCGCTTAACAATTCCACGGTGATTTTGGCCAACGATCCCGATGCGGATCGCCTAGCGTGTGCTGAATTGCAACCAAA CGGAGAGTGGAAAGTCTTTACGGGCAATGAGTTGGGAGCGATACTCGGTTGGTGGATGTGGACCCGAGCAGTGCAAAAGGGACAAGATCCTAAGACAGCAGCCATGATCGCGTCAACTGTTTCATCCAAGATCCTTCAGACGATGGCCGAACAAGAGGGTTTCTTGTTTGAGGAAACGCTTACCGGTTTCAAGTGGATGGCCAACCGCGGACTACAGTTACAAAAAGAAGGATACAAAATCTTGTTTGCCTTTGAGG AGGCTATTGGTTTTATGTGTGGCATTCACGTCCCGGATAAAGACGGCGTTTCGGCCGCCGCTCATTTGGCCGAATTGGCCGTCTATTTGGAGAACAAGGGTACTACGCTCAGCGGACAGCTAGAGGAAATCTACATCAA ATATGGCCAACATGTTACGCTGAACTCGTATTATTTGTGCTACGATCCTATTATAATTAGCCGCATCTTTGAACGTCTTCGCAATTTTGAAATGGAACCTAAAacg TATCCGAAGTCCTTGATGAATGGCAAGTATGTCATTAAAGGTGTCCGTGATCTAACAAATGGCTTTGATTCGCGACAGCCGGATGGCAAGGCTCTGCTTCCAACTTCAAGCTCTTCGCAAATGATCACGTTCTACTTTGAAAACGGATTAGATGCGACCATACGAACAAGTGGCACCGAGCCTAAAATCAAATACTACACTGAACTCCGCGCTCCGCCAACTCAAAC TGACCGTCAACAAGTTCAAGCGACTCTAGAAGAGATGGTTCAAGCTCTAGTGGAAGAATTTCTTCAACCGACGTTGAATCACCTCACTCCCCGCCCTGAATGA